Proteins from a genomic interval of Lolium perenne isolate Kyuss_39 chromosome 1, Kyuss_2.0, whole genome shotgun sequence:
- the LOC139834213 gene encoding uncharacterized protein — MDFDEPPSASGDVAPELYLEGPSSGEVEMETESTHESDSRAELEVMEGEGAPKPLKLRGEARVPDARKEPKTHDDKALIIPSSDDNWTWDAKPPRMPNSLLGALIKKFWPGRYTPLSTVPGGPTKLATTWADYEDAPAVGFATAAEAVTTKFWCFYRVDPEHETQARLTLRGACERLTPQQWYNQKFTSASAFWANKGKRVKKEYYVGNQPTEEWAMTIEEYMSVCPEWAEQHREAWEELIRARWLRQDEEFAAVLRRNMENRGTGGTHCAGNRDYTRFKGKKVAEAPPGVVLHDAQIYDMMRTKQKPNPALPQPQYYGNAKAAKEDYCDMVK, encoded by the exons atggactttgacgagccaccctccgcttctggcgacgtggctcctgagttgtaccttgagggtccgtctagtggggaggtggagatggagacggagtctacacacgagtcggactctagggctgagttggaggtCATGGAGGGTGAAGGTGCGCCGAAGCCCTTGAAGCTTCGTGGAGAAGCTAGAGTCCCCGATGCGAGGAAGGAGCCGAAGACCCATGATGACaaggcccttatcattccttcgagcgatga caactggacatgggatgccaagcccccccgcatgcctaacagcttgcttggggctctgattaagaagttctggcccggcagatacactccccttagcacggtccccggtggcccgacgaagctagccactacttgggcggactatgaggatgcccctgccgtaggcttcgcgacagctgctgaggctgtgaccaccaagttctgg tgcttctatcgtgtggacccggagcatgagacgcaggcgcgtctcactttgcgtggcgcttgcgagaggttgacaccgcagcagtggtacaaccaaaagttcaccagcgctagtgccttctgggctaacaagggtaagagggtcaagaaggagtactatgttggtaaccagcctacggaggaatgggcaatgaccattgaggagtacatgtcg gtttgtcccgagtgggccgagcagcatagggaggcatgggaggagctgattagggcgaggtggctcaggcaggacgaggagtttgcagccgtgttgaggcgtaacatggagaaccgaggcaccggtggcacacactgcgcgggaaaccgcgactacacccgcttcaaggggaaaaag gtggccgaggcaccacctggggtggtgcttcatgatgcccagatatatgacatgatgcggacgaagcagaagcccaatcccgcattgcctcagccacagtactatggcaatgccaaggccgccaaggaggactactgcgacatggtcaa atga